In a genomic window of Microcebus murinus isolate Inina chromosome 17, M.murinus_Inina_mat1.0, whole genome shotgun sequence:
- the CNOT6 gene encoding CCR4-NOT transcription complex subunit 6 isoform X4 translates to MVSLRELHLNNNLLRVLPFELGKLFQLQTLGLKGNPLTQDILNLYQEPDGTRRLLSYLLDNLSGTAKRISTEQPPPRSWIMLQEPDRTRPTALFSVMCYNVLCDKYATRQLYGYCPSWALNWDYRKKAIIQEILSCNADIISLQEVETEQYYSFFLVELKERGYNGFFSPKSRARTMSEQERKHVDGCAIFFKTEKFTLVQKHTVEFNQLAMANSEGSEAMLNRVMTKDNIGVAVLLELRKELIEMSSGKPHLITEKQLILVANAHMHWDPEYSDVKLVQTMMFLSEVKNIIDKASRNLKSSVLGEFGTIPLVLCADLNSLPDSGVVEYLSTGGVETNHKDFKELRYNESLTNFSCNGKNGTTNGRITHGFKLKSAYDSGLMPYTNYTFDFKGIIDYIFYSKPQLNTLGILGPLDHHWLVENNISGCPHPLIPSDHFSLFAQLELLLPFLPQVNGIHLPGRR, encoded by the exons ATGGTATCACTCAG GGAGCTCCATTTAAATAACAACCTGTTACGAGTTCTACCTTTTGAACTGGGAAAACTGTTTCAGTTGCAGACTTTAGGCCTGAAAG gaaaTCCACTTACCCAGGATATATTGAACCTCTATCAGGAACCAGATGGAACAAGAAGGCTATTGAGCTATTTGCTTGATAATTTGTCAGGTACTGCAAAAAGAA TTTCAACAGAACAACCACCTCCAAGATCTTGGATTATGTTACAAGAACCAGACAGAACAAGGCCAACTG CCTTGTTTTCTGTCATGTGCTATAATGTTCTTTGTGATAAATATGCGACCCGGCAGTTATATGGCTACTGTCCATCATGGGCACTAAATTGGGACTACAGGAAAAAGGCCATTATTCAAGAAATCTTAAGCTGCAATGCTGATATCATAAGTCTTCAG gAGGTTGAAACGGAACAGTATTACAGTTTTTTTCTGGTAGAACTGAAAGAACGTGGCTACAATGGATTCTTTAGTCCTAAGTCTAGAGCTAGGACAATGtcagaacaagaaagaaaacatgttgaTGGCTGTGCAATATTCTTCAAGACAGAAAa atttacTTTGGTTCAGAAACACACTGTTGAATTTAATCAGCTAGCAATGGCAAATTCAGAAGGGTCTGAAGCTATGCTGAACAGAGTCATGACAAAAGATAACATTGGAGTTGCAGTACTGCTAGAACTTCGAAAGGAATTGATTGAAATGTCAT CTGGAAAGCCACATCTTATAACAGAAAAACAGCTTATTCTTGTGGCGAATGCTCACATGCATTGGGACCCTGAATACTCTGATGTGAAGTTGGTGCAAACTATGATGTTCCTCTCAGAAGTGAAGAACATTATTGATAAAGCCTCTCGAAACCTCAAATCCAGTGTATTGGGAGAATTTGGAACTATTCCACTTGTGTTATGTGCAGATCTTAATTCTTTGCCAGACTCTG GTGTTGTAGAATATTTGAGCACTGGTGGAGTAGAAACAAATCATAAAGACTTTAAGGAACTGAGATATAATGAAAGTCTTACAAATTTCAGCTGCAATGGGAAGAATGGAACAACCAATGGAAGGATCACTCATGGTTTCAAGTTAAAGAGTGCCTATGATAGTGGCCTGATGCCTTACACAAATTACACATTTGATTTCAAG GGTATTATTGACTACATCTTCTATTCCAAACCTCAGCTGAACACGTTAGGCATCCTGGGACCTCTGGACCACCACTGGCTGGTTGAGAATAACATCAGCGGCTGCCCACATCCACTCATCCCCTCTGACCACTTCTCACTTTTTGCACAACTGGAGCTCTTACTGCCTTTCCTGCCCCAAGTTAATGGCATTCATCTTCCTGGCAGGAGGTAG
- the CNOT6 gene encoding CCR4-NOT transcription complex subunit 6 isoform X3: MPKEKYEPPDPRRMYTIMSSEEAANGKKSHWAELEISGKVRSLSSSLWSLTHLTALHLSDNSLSRIPSDIAKLHNLVYLDLSSNKIRSLPAELGNMVSLRELHLNNNLLRVLPFELGKLFQLQTLGLKGNPLTQDILNLYQEPDGTRRLLSYLLDNLSGTAKRISTEQPPPRSWIMLQEPDRTRPTALFSVMCYNVLCDKYATRQLYGYCPSWALNWDYRKKAIIQEILSCNADIISLQEVETEQYYSFFLVELKERGYNGFFSPKSRARTMSEQERKHVDGCAIFFKTEKFTLVQKHTVEFNQLAMANSEGSEAMLNRVMTKDNIGVAVLLELRKELIEMSSGKPHLITEKQLILVANAHMHWDPEYSDVKLVQTMMFLSEVKNIIDKASRNLKSSVLGEFGTIPLVLCADLNSLPDSGVVEYLSTGGVETNHKDFKELRYNESLTNFSCNGKNGTTNGRITHGFKLKSAYDSGLMPYTNYTFDFKGIIDYIFYSKPQLNTLGILGPLDHHWLVENNISGCPHPLIPSDHFSLFAQLELLLPFLPQVNGIHLPGRR, from the exons GAAAAGTAAGAAGCTTAAGCTCATCTTTATGGTCACTAACTCACTTGACAGCTTTGCATTTGAGTGACAATTCCCTGTCCCGCATTCCTTCAGACATTGCGAAGCTTCACAATCTGGTGTATCTGGACCTGTCATCTAATAAAATCCGTAGTTTACCGGCAGAACTCGGAAACATGGTATCACTCAG GGAGCTCCATTTAAATAACAACCTGTTACGAGTTCTACCTTTTGAACTGGGAAAACTGTTTCAGTTGCAGACTTTAGGCCTGAAAG gaaaTCCACTTACCCAGGATATATTGAACCTCTATCAGGAACCAGATGGAACAAGAAGGCTATTGAGCTATTTGCTTGATAATTTGTCAGGTACTGCAAAAAGAA TTTCAACAGAACAACCACCTCCAAGATCTTGGATTATGTTACAAGAACCAGACAGAACAAGGCCAACTG CCTTGTTTTCTGTCATGTGCTATAATGTTCTTTGTGATAAATATGCGACCCGGCAGTTATATGGCTACTGTCCATCATGGGCACTAAATTGGGACTACAGGAAAAAGGCCATTATTCAAGAAATCTTAAGCTGCAATGCTGATATCATAAGTCTTCAG gAGGTTGAAACGGAACAGTATTACAGTTTTTTTCTGGTAGAACTGAAAGAACGTGGCTACAATGGATTCTTTAGTCCTAAGTCTAGAGCTAGGACAATGtcagaacaagaaagaaaacatgttgaTGGCTGTGCAATATTCTTCAAGACAGAAAa atttacTTTGGTTCAGAAACACACTGTTGAATTTAATCAGCTAGCAATGGCAAATTCAGAAGGGTCTGAAGCTATGCTGAACAGAGTCATGACAAAAGATAACATTGGAGTTGCAGTACTGCTAGAACTTCGAAAGGAATTGATTGAAATGTCAT CTGGAAAGCCACATCTTATAACAGAAAAACAGCTTATTCTTGTGGCGAATGCTCACATGCATTGGGACCCTGAATACTCTGATGTGAAGTTGGTGCAAACTATGATGTTCCTCTCAGAAGTGAAGAACATTATTGATAAAGCCTCTCGAAACCTCAAATCCAGTGTATTGGGAGAATTTGGAACTATTCCACTTGTGTTATGTGCAGATCTTAATTCTTTGCCAGACTCTG GTGTTGTAGAATATTTGAGCACTGGTGGAGTAGAAACAAATCATAAAGACTTTAAGGAACTGAGATATAATGAAAGTCTTACAAATTTCAGCTGCAATGGGAAGAATGGAACAACCAATGGAAGGATCACTCATGGTTTCAAGTTAAAGAGTGCCTATGATAGTGGCCTGATGCCTTACACAAATTACACATTTGATTTCAAG GGTATTATTGACTACATCTTCTATTCCAAACCTCAGCTGAACACGTTAGGCATCCTGGGACCTCTGGACCACCACTGGCTGGTTGAGAATAACATCAGCGGCTGCCCACATCCACTCATCCCCTCTGACCACTTCTCACTTTTTGCACAACTGGAGCTCTTACTGCCTTTCCTGCCCCAAGTTAATGGCATTCATCTTCCTGGCAGGAGGTAG